In Rosa rugosa chromosome 4, drRosRugo1.1, whole genome shotgun sequence, the genomic stretch CTTGGGTTCATAACTAAAACTTGACTCGAGTAAATACTTAAAGTCTTAAATTCAAATAGAGTAACAAGACCCCGGAAATTTTAATAAACTGATTTTCTACTCTTTCTACCGAAAAGAATCAGAGTTAAATTAATCCAATCTAGCAATGAATGTGTTCAAGAAATATCAACTTGGACCTTCCTtagcgggtcgggtcgggccggaTGAGGCAGACCCATGACCCGACTCTATTTGTCTCTCTTTCTAAAACAGTTTAGATTGGTTCAGAAAAATCTTTCTTTTCCCTCACAATTCTGTGCTCGGCGAAAATGGCAGTCTCTTTTGCCACAACGACGTACACTCCAAGCCTTCAGGCCCAAGCTAGACTCTCTCACCCTCCTCCCAggttctctctttcttttgtttaaTTTTCTCTGTTTCTaatccaaaacagaaaaagataAATGTTATTGATTGTAATCCGTAATTGGTGTTCCACAGTTGCTCAATcaagcatttttctgggttaaAGCCTGAATCTTTAGGTATGTTGGGTCCTCATTCCTTAATCCCATATGCTAATTTCGGCCTTCTTTTGTAGGATGTAATCggtttttgaattttgtttttctttatctGATAAGGTACTTTTGGAGCTAAAAATCCAAACTTGACGGTTGAGTTCTACAGCAAAGTTAGTAAGAGCCTTCTACCCAGGTAAGTCATTATGGGCTTGTAATTTATTTGCTTAATCCTTATGCAATTTGGTGGTTGAGTGACAAGATTAGGGTGCTGTCAACTTAGTTGTTAACAGCAATAAGTTGGATTTAAATTATGTAATCTAGTGTAGGTATTGGAATCATGCTTCTTAAACTCCAAGAAGGCTTTTACTAGAAACAATTTATGCAGTGTCTGACACAGGGTAGGCTTAAGTTGTAACAAGATTTTTAGTTAAAGAAAAAGACATGAGAATACAGCGTTCATGCATTCTTTCTCCTTCGATAAGTTTGTGCATGTATGTGTAGCGTTGAGGCTACAATTATGGTATTTTAGATTTATGTTTTTGAATAAGCAGACGCATATTGAAGGTTTTCTTGTCTACTCTTTAACCTGCAGTATAGATGTAATGGTGAAAGTCATGTTTTAGGAGGAAAAATTGCTTACATGCTAGATTAGTGTGCCCACTTTATCTGTCAGATTCAAATATGTCTTTAGAAGTTTCATCGTTGATTCACCGTCAATGGAGAAGCTCATTATAGTGATTTATTTTGATTACCAACTGATACTTTAGTATAGCATTTTTCAACAAAGTGAAAATGCTCGATTTGGTCTTGTTCTCATAAAAAGAGTAGCTATACATTTGCATTGTACACTCTTTTCTGGGGATTGTTTAAATCTCTAAATCAGGCTGTTAATGCATGGATGATGCAGCTTTATATTTGCACTTTTCAGGACAGGAAACCACAGATCATCGCGTGCACAAGTTCGAATGATGCCAATAGGGACACCAAAGGTTCCCTATCGAACCCCTGGTGAGGGAGGTTGGCAATGGGTTGAtctgtggaatgctctagtaagTCATTAGAGTTAATTTCAAATCAAATGAACATGCATTTATTGAGCTAGGGAGGTTATAGGTAGAGGTCATTAATAGTAATACGATCTGTTGGTATCAACACCAAGGGGCTTGCAGCTAACTGACCCTAAACCTTATCTGAACCAGAACTTTCTTTAACATCTCTTTAGTATCTTTTCTCTTTTTAAACCCATAATATTTGAAAGTGCGGTGGAGTCTTTCTTGAACATGTCTTCTAGTGGTATTAAAGTGAGATTAACTGACATCCTATGTCAAGAATGGTGCTGCATCTCTGTTaaatctttttctctttttaaatTTGTTCCTATACAAAATATTTGAAAGTGCCATGGAATCTTTCATGAACTTCCTTGGTAGTGGAATGACAATGAGAGTAACTGACATCCTATGTCAAGAAGTGTGTTGATTTAAACTTTTTTATCCAGATTTTACTGGAATCTCATTTTATTGTGCGTCTCTAAGACCATCTCTTGTTTTCTGGGAATGTAGTACCGGGAACGTGTTATCTTCATTGGGCAAAATATAGATGAAGAGTTTAGCAATCAAATTCTGGCAACAATGCTGTACCTTGACACAATTGATTCATCCAAAAGGCTTTATATGTATATCAATGGTCCTGGTGGAGATGTAAGCTTTCAGTTTTTCATGATGAAATTCTTTTACTTATTTCTTGATCTTGTGGTTCCATGTGGCATATGTCTAAAACTTGCACCATCTACAGCTTACTCCGAGCATGGCTATCTATGATACTATGCAAAGCTTAAAGAGTCCTGTTGGCACTCACTGTGTGGGCTATGCCTATAATTTGGCAGCCTTTCTTCTTGCAGCTGGAGAAAAGGTAATGTTCTTTCCCTTTCTAAATCCAGGTTAATGACAAGCATCATGAACCTGGTGGGGTATGTCAGTTTTTTAATTTGCTtcatttctcttttcttttgccTCCAAAGTGCGGAAGTTAAGCAGTTAAATAGTTCTATGATACATTTAGGAGTCTGGCCCATTAAGATTTTATAGAAAATGACTCCATTTCATTATATCTGAGCTTGTCCTTCACATGGCCCTGTGCATTAATGATTTGATAGACTATCATCATGTTTCCAATAACTtgtaagaaaaacaaaacactgCTTTCATCTATTCTAACTTAGATGGTTGAACTCTGAAATTCCAcctttttgttgttttctgcTTTGATTAGGGTAATCGATTTGCAATGCCACTGTCGAGAATTGCACTGCAGTCTCCTGCTGGGGCTGCTCGTGGTCAGGTATAACCTCATATTTTGGTATGTGATTCATTGCTTTCAGGTTTGCAGATTTTTGGATCTTTCTTAAATCATTCAAAAATTTGTGGCAGGCTGATGACATACGCAATGAGGCAAATGAGCTTCTCAGAATCAGAGATTACCTTTTTAATGAATTGGCAGAGAAAACTGGCCAGCCAATTGAAAAGGTTAGCTAGTTTGACAAGTAAAACTTAGAATTGCGTCTGGTTAGGTGGTTTGATGACTTCATTAAGCATGGTCACTTGCTTCCTTGAGTTAGTGCTGCAACTATTGCAACATGAAgcattatttctttatttaattattttatttcctTATTTTGGAATTCAGTagccacccttttttttttagagttgttcATTGACCTACTTCAGAAATTACCTACGCAAAGTGGCCCATGTGtttaccaaacaaaaaaaaaattgcctaTTTGAATCTTAGGTTGAAAATGGTTTATGCCCATTTGAATCTGCTTGGTCCTTTATAACACCATTGCAATGTTTAACTAAAATATTTATCATGATAGGATGAATGCTCATTCTGAAATGTGTATATGCAGATTAACAAAGACCTAAGTCGGATGAAGCGCTTTAATGCACAGGAAGCTCTTGAGTATGGGCTCATTGATCGTGTAGTTAGGCCGCCTCGTATTAAGGCTGACTCACCTAGCAAAGATGCGGGAACAGGTCTTGGTTAGTACAGATCTTGGCTTCTCACTGGCCAAATTGGCTAACGACAGCTATAGTATTCAAAATGTTTCTGCAGTTCAGTTTTCTGTTGTAGAATCTTCTACCTAGTCAGTATTGCTGCAtagaaatttttcattttctcttTAGAAGGCTTTTGGAAAGAActattttctgaaaacaatgtGCTGTATCATTTATACACCCACCCAGAGCACATAAATCTAAATGGATATTTAATGTGGTTTAAGACTTTTAAGTGTTTCAGCTTCTGTGGTAGATAAAGAAAATTGAATAGTGATATTAGGGCGTGTTTGTTATGAGGGACTGGACGGGATTGGATGGGACTGGGTACCATAACACGAGGTAGCCCGTGTTTGGCAACAACCGGGACTGTGTTAAATGAGACTCTGCAGTCCCCAAAACACAGCCCACACCGTCTACGAGAGCGACGCCAAAACTCACGGGATTATGGAAGCTGGTGTTGTAGACGCTGAAATCCATTCTCGCTGGATCTGCTTCGCCTCAACctcatcactctctctctctcattccattctttTGCTCTTCGGGttcaatttcttgttctctctcTTTGCACTGATTATTTTTCACTCTCCCCTTCAACCCTctaccttcttctttctctatctCCTGTATTATAGATGATTTGTTTATGGGTTGTAACTGTTTTAAGGATTTGGTGTCTGGGTAGCTTGACCTGGTAAGATTTGTGATCAGTTTCACGTTTGTGCTATTCTGttcttctggttttttttttttttctgttttttttttttttccgggttTAAGAACTGGTTTTTGTTAAATGTTGAGATTTGTCTCTGTTTTTTGCATAGTTCCTCAAGGCTTGATTAATCATTAATTGAGTTGGTTCTCCTCTGTTAGTTTTCAATTCCACCAGTCAAGGCTTATTCTGGTGTTCTTGCTTCTGTGGTTCTTTCTTATTGTCAGTTGGAGCACCAACATGGATCAGGACTCTTATAGAAATAAGCCAGGTAATAAGAGTCCGGGACTGTTATAGAAATTAAGGTGAAGGATGATAGTCCTGTGAAACAAACATCACCTTAGTTACAGGTTTCAGAACTAATTCTGTCTGCCTATGTTCTGTGCCATATTAGTGTTTTCATTCATTTGTGTTGTCACTCTCCACTTTTCCGGTAACTATCTGATGAGGGGATGTGAGCCTTTGACTGTACAGTATTTGAGATTAGCAAACCAGATCAGAGTATATTAATAGCAATCTTCTTTACAAAAGTTGTCAACTGAAAAAGGGTAGAATTTTGGAAGGCAACAACATTATATAGAAAGGTTCACTATTATTTCACCTCAAAGGAGACGATGAGGCAGAAAATATTTTACAGAGAGCTATAATTTGGTTGAGGTTGAGTTTTGTTTGTATGATCTAGTTTGCTCTACATATTCAATCTACTTTGTGGAGAAAATTTGAGGGTAATGTTTTTACAACTGTAAAGATTATAAGGGATTGATGTAACCAAAAAATTGCAGGGGATTGCATAGGCTATCCCTTAGCCTCTCTTCTCGCCATCCCTTGTAAACCCTATCAATGAAGTTTTCAACTCTCGTCTCCAAGTTATCATCAGATTCATCTGTGTCTTCCCAGCCAATTTCATCATTGCTACCATTGTCGTCGTCATCTTCATTGTAACCGTCAGAATCAtattctccatcttcttctccacTTTCATCAACTTGATCATCAACATCCTCACTGCCATTAACATGACCATCCATATTGCAGTGCTTGTTGCTACCATCATCCTCAATATCATAAGTTGCATCCTCTGCTGAACCTGCTAGGAATGGTAAGATGCTGTCAACTTCCTCGGTAGGTGGCCGATGATCTCCAACAATGATGGCAAAGATTATGATGTTACATAGCGAAAACACGAATAGAGGATTCAATGAGAATTGAAGATTTTTTTGTTTCGAAATCGACTGAAACAAAGAGCTCAGGACAAGAACAATAGCTAGGAACAGCAATAGAAACACAGGCCTAGGTACCCAAACGAGCCTCATGCCCtggtttacaaaaaaaaaaaaaaaaaaaataggtgtGATTGTGATAGTTTAATTCTGAAGTCTCCTCTCtgaacatgcatatatatagagatGATTGCTTCATTGTATTTGATATAGGAGATTTTCCGGGAAAGTTTGAGAAGAGTATATTATTTGTATACTCCATTTCACATTAAAATGTAGTTTGTTTAGGGGTTAACCCAAGTCAAAAGTGAAGAAAGCTTCCAAGCATATAACAACATTTCTGGGTTTATGGGTTCCTTGCTTAGAAGCTTAGAATGGAGCTAAAACACAAGCCAAGTCCACGTATGCACATATCACAGTTGGGTGTTAATTTGGGCATATATAAAAGTAATAAAACTAATGAAGCCAATACAAAGTTGAAATGTGGGTTATTAGGATGTCAATTTGATcataatttaatataatttagtATCACAATGATTGTAAAGATTTTTTGTTAATCTTCACAAGAAATTGGCCAGGATTTGTGAATCTGAATCAACTTTATCAGACCTGTGAGGTATTGAACAAGAAAACGAGTGACTTGGGAATGTTGGAAAGTCAGCAGTTCTATTTTTGGGTTTAACACAGTTGCTGGGAAATTTCCATGAGAGgtgcttttccttttttctttaggGTTCTGCTGCTTCTGCATGAGCCATGAAACTTCACGTAGTTGACAAAAACAGCCGCAGATTTGGGGATGTTTCGAAGTTGACATATTGAATAAATATTATGTTGAAGTACAAGTCAAGATTTGTGTTTCTGACCAGATTCTCATTACATATTGTTGCAAGTTAAAGAACTGGCAACTAAGAGttcatgaaaagaaaaagagcttTGCCGACGACCTTTTCTGACGAATAGGCTTTGGCTAAGAGGCctccaataaaaaataaaataaaaaagagttaTAGGTATATTCATCGAATCATCGCCTGAAAACTGAAGCATGACAATTTAACTATGAAATTTCATTCGCaaaaatttattaaatttctttattcaaaaagaaaataaaataaaatctttCTTTCATTAAATGATTAACGATTACAATTGTTACGAATGACATCCATTTTAAGTTCAAGTCATGTTTGATTAAGATAAAGCATAAGAAGCACGCAAATGAGCCACATCATTTGCGTTTCTCGGTACATAATTAACCTGGAATTGAGGATGATCATCTCTCAAAAGCACCTTGATTTCTAATATCTATTAGAAAACTCATCGTAGACAAATCCTGACCTTCTCGGTTAATAGCTTGTACCAAAAGGGAGCAGTCTGTCTCAAAACATACCTGCGCATATTGTAAAGAAACTGCCAGCTTCATTCCTTCCAGCAGCGCAGCGAGCTCGGCGTGATTGCTTGAAAGGGCGAGGTAAGCAGAGCACCTGGTCTAGCAGCGCCGGCTTTGACTGCCACACTTGGCTATTACAGGCCGGTTCTTCCAAATGCCCCTAGCAGCATAAGCATCTTAGTCACCTGTTCCTTACTCAAATTAAATGGGATACCGCCTCCATCAACCAGTGTTGGAAATTATTGAAAACTCCCCCATTCCACTGAAAATCCTCTCTATGCCATACCTCCTGCGCATGTGAGCAGGCCACGAACACATGCAGGCTATTTTCCAATGCATGATCACACCGTACACATCCCATCTCCCCTACATGGCCTCTAGTACTTAGCTCATTCTTGTAGGCAAGATATTGGCTGCCACTCTCCACGCATTCATAGCAACTTTGCTAGGGACTGATATTGCATTTTTGATGATTCAATCTTAGTTATCAATTGCAGCGAAAAGCTTTTATTAATAGATTCATCTAGTGTGTTATATATGCAATCTTTATTTTATGTTCATTCTACCAAGGGAGAAAATTTAGATATttgttgggtacatttagaaatttTCAGAGCCGCCCATGTCCATTGTTAGTTTGTTACTGTTGAAAACGACCTAAGCTCGAGTAGTTGAGTGGGCAATTCCCTTGGCACAACTCTGTTGTTTCAGTTCATACACGCAATATTAGGTGCCAAAAAGGTGGGGATTACTCAGAACTGACCGTGAGTGTTTCTTCTATTATGACTTGTTTAATCAAGATGATAAATAGCTTCTCATGATGTATCACTTGATGTTGACGGTAGCTGACTTGAGTTGACGCTAGGGTTTGTCATGCTTGCTGGGATTGGAAAGAGACTGGGAAAtctttcaaaaacaaaacctTCGCAATCAATGTTTTATTCTTAACCATCAGAATCACAGGGGTTAATAGATGAGACCATTGCCGAGTTGAAGCAACATAAACaaacaaatgaaacaaaagCGTGAGATTGTCACAAACTTCTAAATCACATTGCATCAATCCAAAGAGATTACGAGAGTCAGATTCCGGTCGGGTGCTAATATTACATCACACTACTCTACATGACACAACAACAGCAGTAGTGCAACAAGAGCCTATCTAAGCGGCTAAATTAAATGATACATCAAAGTGGTGGGGGGCAACCCCAGATGAAGCTGGACGACTAGTAGTCAACAAGTTTACAGACAGCAAACAAGGTGAAGTGAGATCCAACAGTTGGGGACTGGGAGATGAATTGCCGTTGTGGTCAGTGAGAAACCTCATGTTGCAACAAATAAGCATGGACTCTTCACATTACACCTCCAGGCAATGATACATTAATGTCAGTCTTATTTTTATGATCGGATTGATACGAAGACCAATTATCACCACGGAAGGAAGTCGAAGATGAGAGGTTTGTCTTTGGTTCAGCACTCGAAACAGGAATAGCCATAGTTGGTGTTGCATTAGAAATGTATTCATGTTTCTGTTTCTTGGGTTTCTGCTCATGCTGGTTTCCTGCCAGAAAACTGCCAACTACAACCTGATATAAATCAAGAAGAAATATTAAAACCATGGCCTATTGTTTTCCAAATTTCAAACCATCCTATCCCATCCTAGAAGTTTGGACCCCAGAAACTAATCCATACCTGCACAGGACTTGCAGCAACTAATAGTCCAGCAACTCCACCACCTACGACACGCCCATCTGGACTTGCTAAAGAAACACTCATCCCACCTGATCTGCTTCTTGTCCCTCCACTTTCATTTGGCATAAAGGAACCAGATAAAGACAGTATCTCGAAACGACCCTGCAAGAACAAGGCAAAGAGATGGGATATCCACTAGTGGTTAACAGACAATGTTCAATAAACTGTAAGAGATTCAATATTAGAAATTGAAAGTTACAAAGATAAAACATGTTCCATTGTTTAGAAGTATCAAATGAAAAGCAAATCATTAAAGCAATGGACAATGTGGACAAAAAAAATCATGGAGCGGCATTTGGGAATGGGTGAAAACCTTGTGGATTGAGGTTGCAACAAGCTGACAAGACATATAAACAATGATTGCCCAATGTCAACCTAATGGAAAATAGTTACGCAATGATGATGGACAATTTTCTGTCCTCTTCGAGGTCAAATCCGGAAAGACAAACAAAATTCACTTAGCTTTTTCCTATGATGAAGTTTGCATTAAAGCACAAGTATACGTCTTCAGTGATTCTAATCACCCACATTAGTGTACACCTTAGTTCCCATTCTCTCGCCTGTTAACTTCTTTAGTTATGCACAGTAAAGCACCAAGAGTGCTAGATGTTCATCAGTCTATTAAGCACACTTAACCCCAAAAAGAAATGTAAACTTGAGTAAAGATGGGGGCTTTGACTACAAATTGACTAGCTATAAGCCTCACCATCCAAATTATGACATCAT encodes the following:
- the LOC133743638 gene encoding ATP-dependent Clp protease proteolytic subunit-related protein 2, chloroplastic isoform X1 is translated as MAVSFATTTYTPSLQAQARLSHPPPSCSIKHFSGLKPESLGTFGAKNPNLTVEFYSKVSKSLLPSFIFALFRTGNHRSSRAQVRMMPIGTPKVPYRTPGEGGWQWVDLWNALYRERVIFIGQNIDEEFSNQILATMLYLDTIDSSKRLYMYINGPGGDLTPSMAIYDTMQSLKSPVGTHCVGYAYNLAAFLLAAGEKGNRFAMPLSRIALQSPAGAARGQADDIRNEANELLRIRDYLFNELAEKTGQPIEKINKDLSRMKRFNAQEALEYGLIDRVVRPPRIKADSPSKDAGTGLG
- the LOC133707461 gene encoding uncharacterized protein LOC133707461, which translates into the protein MRLVWVPRPVFLLLFLAIVLVLSSLFQSISKQKNLQFSLNPLFVFSLCNIIIFAIIVGDHRPPTEEVDSILPFLAGSAEDATYDIEDDGSNKHCNMDGHVNGSEDVDDQVDESGEEDGEYDSDGYNEDDDDNGSNDEIGWEDTDESDDNLETRVENFIDRVYKGWREERLRDSLCNPLQFFGYINPL
- the LOC133743638 gene encoding ATP-dependent Clp protease proteolytic subunit-related protein 2, chloroplastic isoform X2 codes for the protein MAVSFATTTYTPSLQAQARLSHPPPSCSIKHFSGLKPESLGTFGAKNPNLTVEFYSKVSKSLLPRTGNHRSSRAQVRMMPIGTPKVPYRTPGEGGWQWVDLWNALYRERVIFIGQNIDEEFSNQILATMLYLDTIDSSKRLYMYINGPGGDLTPSMAIYDTMQSLKSPVGTHCVGYAYNLAAFLLAAGEKGNRFAMPLSRIALQSPAGAARGQADDIRNEANELLRIRDYLFNELAEKTGQPIEKINKDLSRMKRFNAQEALEYGLIDRVVRPPRIKADSPSKDAGTGLG